A window of the Butyricimonas faecalis genome harbors these coding sequences:
- a CDS encoding GNAT family N-acetyltransferase, whose amino-acid sequence MNIYGNKVILRALEPGDMPCLREMINDPEMERMVIGWSFPVSEKQQLDWYNRVISDDKNFRFAIMYEGKFVGVSTLTRIDWKNRSADHGIKLCNDVPKKIGIGTDGVYATMRYAFEELQLNRLYSSILEYNIASQKLYAKCGWKVEGNYRRSIFKNNAYHDELAIAILRDEYFEWKANRGE is encoded by the coding sequence ATGAATATCTATGGGAATAAAGTTATCTTGAGGGCATTGGAACCTGGTGATATGCCTTGTTTGCGTGAAATGATTAATGATCCAGAAATGGAAAGAATGGTTATCGGTTGGAGTTTCCCTGTTTCAGAGAAACAACAATTGGATTGGTATAATCGGGTTATTAGTGATGATAAGAATTTTCGTTTCGCGATCATGTACGAGGGGAAATTTGTTGGCGTTTCAACTTTAACTCGAATAGATTGGAAGAATCGTTCGGCGGATCATGGAATAAAGTTGTGTAATGATGTGCCTAAAAAAATTGGAATAGGGACAGATGGCGTGTATGCAACGATGAGGTACGCTTTTGAAGAGTTACAATTAAATCGATTGTATAGTAGTATTTTGGAATATAACATAGCATCTCAAAAGTTATACGCGAAATGTGGGTGGAAGGTGGAGGGAAACTATAGAAGGAGCATTTTTAAAAATAATGCTTATCATGATGAATTGGCTATTGCGATTTTGCGAGATGAATATTTTGAGTGGAAGGCGAATCGGGGAGAATGA
- a CDS encoding ATP-binding protein translates to MKTILITGIGGLTPRSIAKTIRRNHPGYKLIGIDVNKKAIGFFMKGLLDDYSVCPRCTDVEYFPFIERLVEEKGVDYAFVQPESEIVEWGDYFEKCGKFPCPVFMGCKSLSESLRDKAIMAELLKDTGFIPKTIKVTQENPRFEDVEKEIGFPCWIRATEGTGGLGSLKLENLSSYKSWLFINNQIPEFTVSEFLTGRHLANEMLYYNNEYVKGAALECVEYVMANIAPSHVTGNTAFGRFLNEDRVNKFCDDCVKYLCDKLNVPAHGILSFDLKEDKDGNMKVTEVNIRHMAYTGVMAQVGFDLIEDTIRVMEDGNANNVTRDRYHHYDKPYVFFRDVDVEPIVLESERMFVER, encoded by the coding sequence ATGAAAACAATCTTGATAACGGGGATAGGAGGACTTACCCCTCGTTCAATAGCGAAGACTATTCGAAGAAATCATCCGGGCTACAAGTTAATAGGAATTGACGTAAATAAAAAAGCGATTGGCTTTTTCATGAAAGGGTTGTTGGACGACTACTCGGTATGTCCCCGGTGTACCGATGTCGAATATTTCCCTTTTATAGAGAGGCTAGTTGAAGAAAAAGGAGTTGATTACGCGTTTGTCCAGCCGGAAAGTGAAATTGTTGAATGGGGTGATTACTTTGAAAAATGCGGGAAATTCCCGTGTCCTGTTTTCATGGGATGCAAATCGTTGTCAGAATCGTTGAGAGACAAAGCTATCATGGCAGAATTGTTGAAAGATACGGGCTTTATCCCAAAAACCATTAAGGTAACACAGGAGAATCCCCGGTTCGAGGACGTGGAAAAAGAAATTGGTTTTCCTTGCTGGATTCGCGCGACCGAGGGTACGGGAGGATTAGGCTCTTTAAAACTGGAAAATCTCAGTAGTTATAAAAGTTGGCTTTTTATCAACAATCAAATACCGGAGTTTACGGTTAGTGAATTTTTAACCGGGAGGCATCTGGCAAACGAGATGCTTTATTATAATAACGAGTACGTGAAAGGTGCGGCATTGGAATGTGTCGAGTACGTGATGGCAAACATCGCCCCGTCCCATGTCACGGGTAATACTGCATTCGGTCGTTTCTTGAATGAAGATCGCGTTAATAAATTTTGTGATGATTGCGTAAAATATTTGTGCGATAAACTGAACGTGCCGGCTCATGGCATATTATCTTTTGATCTCAAGGAAGACAAGGATGGTAACATGAAAGTAACGGAAGTGAATATTCGCCACATGGCTTATACCGGTGTTATGGCACAAGTAGGTTTTGACTTGATAGAAGACACGATACGTGTCATGGAAGATGGTAACGCGAATAACGTTACCAGGGACCGGTATCATCATTACGATAAGCCGTACGTGTTTTTTAGAGACGTGGATGTGGAGCCAATCGTGTTAGAGTCTGAAAGAATGTTTGTTGAACGTTGA
- a CDS encoding aspartate aminotransferase family protein encodes MKQVIEEIGSEFWIDDVITIVDNMHHDFKENGFSGNRQLLLSGRTAIDYICQDIERDRKITTVYMPAYCCDSMIYPFKNRGIDVIFYDLIHENGKIKCDIDTTLKIDILYVCNYFGFSTGVDIETITSMQDKGVIVLHDRTHDLFNKANTFSDYTFCSLRKWMGIPTGAIVSKKDGSFFQASLKECDFSRGKFKGMRMKYDYLRGNTTIDKEDFLRLFTAFNKRLSRDYQDYSIDKMSLRLLHEQDFELVRTRRQQNAKLLHDELSGLNNVSMMFQHEGDRVPLFVPILVKKEIRNSLRDYLVGNKVYCPVHWPKSHSLPDTTRADAFYNSELSLVCDQRYGERQMRKIVDLIKNYCNKTNI; translated from the coding sequence ATGAAGCAAGTGATAGAAGAAATCGGCAGTGAATTCTGGATTGATGATGTTATTACGATTGTTGATAATATGCATCATGATTTTAAAGAAAATGGTTTTAGTGGAAACCGTCAATTATTGTTATCCGGTAGAACCGCCATAGATTATATTTGTCAGGATATCGAGAGAGATAGAAAGATCACCACTGTTTACATGCCCGCTTATTGTTGCGACTCCATGATATATCCTTTCAAGAATCGAGGTATTGATGTGATATTTTATGATTTGATTCACGAGAACGGGAAAATCAAGTGTGATATTGACACTACTTTGAAAATAGATATTTTATACGTCTGTAACTACTTCGGTTTTAGTACAGGTGTTGATATTGAAACGATTACAAGCATGCAGGATAAGGGCGTGATAGTTCTTCACGATAGAACTCATGACCTTTTCAACAAAGCAAACACGTTTTCTGATTACACGTTTTGTAGCCTCAGAAAATGGATGGGGATTCCAACCGGGGCGATTGTCTCTAAAAAAGACGGGAGTTTCTTTCAAGCCTCTTTAAAGGAATGTGATTTCTCGAGAGGTAAATTCAAGGGGATGAGAATGAAATACGATTATCTCCGGGGTAACACGACTATTGATAAAGAAGATTTTCTTCGTCTTTTCACCGCTTTTAACAAAAGATTATCACGAGATTATCAGGATTACTCGATAGATAAGATGTCGTTACGATTGTTGCATGAACAAGATTTTGAACTGGTAAGAACACGTCGTCAACAAAACGCGAAGTTGTTGCACGATGAATTATCTGGATTGAATAACGTGTCCATGATGTTTCAACACGAGGGGGATCGTGTCCCCCTGTTTGTCCCGATCCTCGTGAAAAAAGAGATTAGAAATTCATTAAGAGATTACCTGGTCGGCAATAAAGTTTATTGTCCCGTGCACTGGCCTAAAAGCCATTCATTGCCAGATACGACGCGTGCAGATGCTTTCTATAATAGCGAGTTATCCTTGGTTTGCGACCAACGCTATGGCGAGAGACAAATGAGAAAAATAGTGGATTTGATAAAGAATTATTGTAATAAAACCAACATATGA
- a CDS encoding sugar transferase, producing MYKHFFKRCIDFVFVSIVLLVIWPVLFIIAIWLHFANKGAGAFFLQERPGKGGKIFKVIKFKSMTDERDATGKLLPDKQRLTKVGRFIRLTSIDELPQLINVLKGDMSLIGPRPLAVVYLPYYNEDEKHRHDVRPGITGWAQVNGRKSITWDRKLAYDIEYVNNMSLWMDVKIFFLTVYRVFKREDVGVETSGITNFHDYRIAQWKMEGRQDLIDEASDRRNRQ from the coding sequence ATGTACAAGCATTTTTTTAAACGTTGTATAGATTTTGTTTTCGTGTCAATCGTCTTGCTGGTGATCTGGCCAGTCTTGTTCATTATCGCGATCTGGTTGCATTTTGCCAACAAGGGGGCAGGAGCATTTTTTCTTCAAGAGCGCCCGGGAAAAGGCGGGAAGATCTTTAAAGTGATCAAGTTCAAGTCAATGACGGACGAGCGGGATGCAACGGGAAAATTGTTGCCGGATAAGCAACGCTTGACTAAAGTTGGGCGTTTTATTCGTTTGACGTCTATTGACGAGTTGCCACAATTGATAAACGTGTTAAAAGGAGACATGTCTTTAATCGGCCCCCGCCCTCTCGCTGTAGTGTATCTTCCTTATTATAACGAAGACGAGAAGCACAGGCATGACGTGCGTCCCGGGATTACCGGTTGGGCACAGGTGAACGGGCGGAAATCTATCACGTGGGATCGGAAATTGGCTTATGATATTGAATACGTGAATAACATGAGCTTGTGGATGGACGTGAAAATATTCTTTCTTACCGTGTACAGGGTTTTCAAAAGAGAAGATGTCGGGGTTGAAACGAGCGGTATCACTAATTTCCATGATTATAGAATCGCCCAATGGAAGATGGAGGGCCGGCAAGATTTGATAGATGAAGCAAGTGATAGAAGAAATCGGCAGTGA
- a CDS encoding glycosyltransferase family 4 protein, with product MKTIIIIANFCRKFDGTVNGRFLYLAEMFAKRGFRVELITSDFDHGTKKYKDEPVKTYESKIIYIHEPGYVKNISFRRLYSHRCWGKNVREYLESCTVPDYIYCAVPSLTAAREAASFSKRHHVKFFIDIQDLWPEAFGLVIKSRSLRNLLSFPMKLYVDEIYRAADKVIAVSDTYRNRALAVNKRDKESLSVYLGTDGGVFDLARKKYRLDRKDNEIWLCYVGTLSFSYDIECVLDALCLLKERNFSRVVKFVVIGDGPLKNRFERYAENKFVYVEFAGKMPYEKMVGLLCSCDIAINPIKKGSAGSIINKVGDYALSGLPVINTQECEEYRDLIERYKCGINCEVGNVNEVANAIEKLVLDKDLRDRMGKRSSELGDERFDRRKTYPAIVNLFEN from the coding sequence ATGAAAACAATAATTATCATTGCAAATTTCTGTCGCAAGTTTGATGGGACAGTGAATGGGCGTTTTCTCTATTTGGCAGAGATGTTTGCCAAGCGAGGATTTCGAGTAGAGTTGATCACGAGTGATTTTGATCATGGAACTAAAAAGTATAAAGATGAACCGGTAAAGACATACGAGTCAAAAATTATTTATATACATGAACCGGGTTACGTGAAAAATATAAGCTTTAGACGCTTGTATAGTCATCGATGTTGGGGAAAGAACGTTCGTGAATATTTGGAATCGTGTACGGTTCCCGATTACATTTACTGTGCCGTTCCCTCGTTGACAGCGGCGAGGGAAGCCGCGAGTTTTTCGAAAAGACATCATGTGAAATTCTTTATCGATATTCAAGATTTATGGCCGGAAGCGTTTGGCCTGGTTATAAAATCTCGATCGTTGCGAAATTTGTTATCATTCCCGATGAAATTGTACGTGGACGAGATATATAGGGCCGCGGATAAAGTGATCGCAGTTTCAGATACTTATAGAAATAGAGCGTTAGCAGTAAATAAACGTGACAAAGAGAGTTTGAGTGTTTATCTTGGTACTGATGGGGGTGTTTTTGATCTAGCTAGAAAGAAATATCGACTTGATCGAAAAGATAATGAAATATGGCTTTGTTATGTAGGCACTTTAAGTTTTAGTTATGATATAGAGTGCGTTTTGGATGCGTTATGCTTGTTGAAAGAAAGAAACTTTTCTCGTGTAGTGAAGTTTGTCGTTATTGGAGATGGACCGTTAAAAAATAGATTCGAGAGATATGCAGAGAACAAATTCGTTTATGTTGAATTTGCAGGAAAAATGCCGTATGAAAAGATGGTCGGATTGTTATGTTCCTGTGATATCGCTATAAATCCGATAAAAAAAGGGTCCGCTGGTAGTATTATAAATAAGGTTGGAGATTACGCCCTGTCAGGTCTTCCGGTTATTAACACGCAAGAATGTGAAGAGTATCGTGATTTGATAGAACGATACAAGTGTGGAATAAATTGTGAAGTAGGAAATGTCAACGAGGTAGCAAATGCAATTGAAAAGTTGGTCTTAGATAAAGACTTGAGAGACAGGATGGGTAAGCGATCTAGTGAGCTGGGTGATGAGCGATTTGATAGAAGAAAAACTTATCCAGCTATAGTAAACTTGTTTGAGAATTGA
- a CDS encoding glycosyltransferase family 4 protein: MNILYISHLGDKISAGPSWSVPASIRAQAKYDNVFWVNITSARMEHWLNIASFHSIEDCGRLRLKNLPGPFSSPDIVVFEGFYAIKEVLFSYELRRKRIPYVIIPRGSLTRQALRNHSWLKKKIAHWLFFNSFVKHALAIQFLTEKEHEDSIKLNKNHVIIPNGFHQPVLRKECFSEVGIKALFIGRIDVYHKGLDLLVQACQQIKEELREAKFMITCYGPKGDEADGLDMLIKGYGIEDIVKLKGEIGGKEKENAILDADVFIMTSRFEGHPMGLIEALSYGLPVLVSRGTNMMDEVQEANAGWTCENEVNSIVTCLLRLIKEKSLLKQKSRNARLLASRYDWDLLAKDFHQAISSILETSKLSV; encoded by the coding sequence ATGAATATTTTATACATTTCACATTTAGGGGATAAAATATCGGCAGGTCCCAGTTGGAGCGTGCCCGCTAGTATTCGAGCTCAGGCGAAGTACGATAATGTTTTTTGGGTTAATATAACCTCGGCTCGAATGGAACACTGGTTAAATATTGCGTCTTTTCATTCAATAGAAGATTGTGGAAGATTAAGATTGAAAAACTTACCGGGCCCTTTCTCTTCTCCCGATATTGTGGTGTTCGAAGGATTTTATGCAATTAAAGAGGTTTTATTTTCGTATGAGCTAAGACGTAAAAGAATACCTTATGTTATAATTCCTCGTGGCTCATTAACGAGACAAGCGTTACGTAATCATAGTTGGTTAAAAAAGAAAATAGCTCACTGGTTATTTTTCAATTCTTTCGTGAAACACGCGTTAGCAATTCAATTTTTGACCGAAAAAGAACACGAGGATTCAATAAAGTTAAATAAAAATCACGTGATTATTCCCAATGGTTTTCATCAGCCCGTTTTGAGAAAGGAATGTTTTTCAGAAGTTGGTATAAAGGCATTGTTTATCGGGCGGATAGATGTCTATCATAAGGGATTGGATTTGTTGGTGCAAGCATGCCAACAGATAAAAGAAGAATTGAGAGAAGCTAAATTCATGATTACTTGTTATGGTCCTAAAGGGGACGAGGCCGATGGACTCGACATGTTAATTAAAGGATACGGGATAGAAGATATTGTAAAATTGAAAGGCGAGATCGGGGGAAAAGAAAAAGAAAACGCTATTCTTGATGCGGACGTGTTCATCATGACCTCTCGTTTCGAGGGGCATCCCATGGGGCTGATAGAAGCTTTATCTTACGGGTTGCCGGTGTTGGTATCCCGGGGCACGAACATGATGGATGAGGTGCAAGAGGCGAATGCCGGGTGGACGTGTGAGAATGAAGTGAATAGTATCGTTACATGTTTATTGCGTTTAATAAAGGAAAAAAGTCTTTTAAAACAAAAATCTCGGAATGCTCGCTTGCTGGCGTCAAGATATGATTGGGATCTTTTGGCAAAAGATTTTCATCAAGCTATATCCAGTATCCTCGAAACAAGCAAGCTTTCTGTTTAG